A stretch of Pleuronectes platessa chromosome 24, fPlePla1.1, whole genome shotgun sequence DNA encodes these proteins:
- the LOC128431340 gene encoding gamma-crystallin M3-like, with product MFGTKEKRETITMGRIIFYEDKNFQGRSYECSSDCSDIHMHITRCNSCRVDNGCYVVYDRTNFTGNQAFLRRGEYQDIQRMGSMMGMTGMTGVTMMDTIRSCRMIPMHRGQFRMKIYERENFSGQMHEVMDDCENLQDRYLMADCQSCNVMDGHWLMFEQPNFRGRMIYVRPGEHRNFRESSNVMRVSSMRRIMDIC from the exons ATGTTTGGCACAAAG GAAAAACGTGAAACCATCACCATGGGCAGG ATTATCTTCTACGAGGACAAGAACTTCCAGGGTCGCTCCTATGAGTGCAGCAGCGACTGCTCGGACATCCACATGCACATCACCCGCTGCAACTCCTGCAGGGTGGACAACGGCTGCTACGTGGTGTACGACCGCACCAACTTCACGGGCAACCAGGCGTTCCTGCGCAGGGGGGAGTACCAGGACATCCAGCGCATGGGCAGCATGATGGGCATGACTGGCATGACCGGCGTGACCATGATGGACACCATTCGCTCCTGCCGCATGATCCCTATG CACAGGGGACAGTTCAGGATGAAGATCTACGAGAGGGAGAACTTCTCGGGCCAGATGCACGAGGTGATGGACGACTGCGAGAACCTGCAGGACCGCTACCTCATGGCCGACTGCCAGTCCTGCAACGTGATGGACGGCCACTGGCTGATGTTCGAGCAGCCCAACTTCAGGGGCCGCATGATCTACGTGAGGCCCGGCGAGCACAGGAACTTCCGGGAGTCCAGCAACGTGATGCGAGTCAGCTCCATGCGTCGCATCATGGACATTTGCTGA
- the LOC128431008 gene encoding gamma-crystallin M2-like isoform X2: MGKITFFEDKKFQGRCYNCSSDCVDLHTYFNRCNSIRVESGVWVIYERPNYKGFQYILSPGEYGDNQQWMAFSDNVKSCRAIQNVRLRLYERPDFGGQMVECAEDCPSVYDTYKLREAYSCMVTDGAWVFYDLPNYRGHQYLLERGEYPQHGDWGASSPGVGSFRRITEF; this comes from the exons ATGGGGAAG ATCACATTTTTCGAGGACAAGAAGTTCCAGGGTCGCTGCTACAACTGCAGCAGCGACTGTGTCGACCTGCACACGTACTTCAACCGCTGCAACTCCATCCGGGTGGAGAGCGGCGTGTGGGTGATCTACGAGAGACCCAACTACAAGGGCTTCCAGTACATCCTCAGCCCCGGGGAGTACGGCGACAACCAGCAATGGATGGCGTTCAGCGACAACGTCAAGTCCTGCCGCGCCATACAGAACGTAAGA CTGAGGCTGTACGAGAGGCCGGACTTCGGAGGGCAGATGGTGGAGTGCGCTGAGGACTGCCCGTCGGTGTACGACACCTACAAGCTGCGCGAGGCCTACTCCTGCATGGTCACCGACGGCGCCTGGGTCTTCTACGACCTCCCCAACTACAGGGGACACCAGTACCTCCTGGAGCGAGGGGAGTACCCGCAGCACGGAGACTGGGGGGCGTCCTCACCTGGTGTCGGCTCCTTCCGCAGGATCACAGAGTTTTAA
- the LOC128431007 gene encoding gamma-crystallin M2-like: MERTGKIFFYEDKNFQGRFYECSSDCAELSSHLSRCNSIRVEGGAWVVYERPQFMGYQYVLMRGEYPTYQSWNGFNDTIHSCRLIRYPSSRHRIRIYERPDFSGQMLEFSEDLPNLMDRWRYRDVHSAQVQDGVWVFYEHPNYRGRQYLLEKGEYRRHAEWGALHPSLGSIRRVVDF; the protein is encoded by the exons ATGGAGCGCACGGGGAAG ATCTTCTTCTATGAGGACAAGAACTTTCAGGGTCGCTTCTACGAGTGCAGCAGCGACTGTGCCGAGCTCAGCTCCCACTTGAGCCGCTGTAACTCCATCCGGGTGGAGGGTGGGGCCTGGGTCGTCTATGAGAGACCCCAGTTCATGGGCTACCAGTACGTTCTCATGAGGGGCGAATACCCCACCTACCAGAGCTGGAACGGTTTCAATGACACCATCCACTCCTGTCGCCTTATACGATAT CCTTCCAGCAGGCACAGGATCCGCATCTATGAACGCCCGGACTTCAGCGGACAGATGTTAGAGTTCAGCGAAGACCTGCCCAACCTGATGGACCGCTGGCGCTACCGGGACGTCCACTCGGCGCAGGTCCAGGACGGCGTCTGGGTCTTCTACGAGCATCCCAACTACAGGGGGCGCCAGTACCTGCTGGAGAAGGGCGAGTACAGGCGGCATGCAGAGTGGGGggccctccatccatctctggGCTCCATTAGACGCGTTGTGGACTTTTAG
- the LOC128431006 gene encoding gamma-crystallin M3-like: protein MTMGRIIFYEDRDFQGRSYETSSDCPELTSFLTKCNSCRVECGLFMVYEQNNFTGHQTLARRGEYPDNQRLMGTSISDCIRSCRMIPTHRGPFRMRIYERENFGGQMHELMDDCDNTMDRFQSADFQSCNVMDGHWLMYEQPNYKGRMLYLRPGEHRNLRELGTSNMSRMSSIRRIVDSC, encoded by the exons ATGACCATGGGGAGG ATCATATTCTACGAGGACCGGGACTTCCAGGGCCGGTCCTACGAGACCAGCAGCGACTGCCCCGAGCTGACCTCCTTCCTGACCAAGTGCAACTCCTGCCGGGTGGAGTGCGGCCTCTTCATGGTCTATGAGCAGAACAACTTCACGGGCCATCAGACGCTGGCGAGGAGGGGAGAGTACCCGGACAACCAGCGCCTGATGGGGACCAGTATCAGCGACTGCATCAGGTCCTGTCGCATGATCCCCACG CACAGGGGACCCTTCCGCATGAGGATCTACGAGAGGGAGAACTTCGGCGGCCAAATGCACGAGCTGATGGACGACTGCGACAACACGATGGACCGTTTCCAGTCGGCCGACTTCCAGTCCTGCAACGTGATGGACGGCCACTGGCTGATGTACGAGCAGCCCAACTACAAAGGCCGGATGCTGTACCTCCGGCCGGGAGAGCACCGCAACCTGCGAGAGCTGGGCACGAGCAACATGTCCAGGATGAGCTCCATCAGACGCATCGTAGACTCCTGTTAA
- the LOC128431008 gene encoding gamma-crystallin M2-like isoform X1 produces MGKITFFEDKKFQGRCYNCSSDCVDLHTYFNRCNSIRVESGVWVIYERPNYKGFQYILSPGEYGDNQQWMAFSDNVKSCRAIQNIYGTSWKLRLYERPDFGGQMVECAEDCPSVYDTYKLREAYSCMVTDGAWVFYDLPNYRGHQYLLERGEYPQHGDWGASSPGVGSFRRITEF; encoded by the exons ATGGGGAAG ATCACATTTTTCGAGGACAAGAAGTTCCAGGGTCGCTGCTACAACTGCAGCAGCGACTGTGTCGACCTGCACACGTACTTCAACCGCTGCAACTCCATCCGGGTGGAGAGCGGCGTGTGGGTGATCTACGAGAGACCCAACTACAAGGGCTTCCAGTACATCCTCAGCCCCGGGGAGTACGGCGACAACCAGCAATGGATGGCGTTCAGCGACAACGTCAAGTCCTGCCGCGCCATACAGAAC ATTTACGGCACTTCATGGAAGCTGAGGCTGTACGAGAGGCCGGACTTCGGAGGGCAGATGGTGGAGTGCGCTGAGGACTGCCCGTCGGTGTACGACACCTACAAGCTGCGCGAGGCCTACTCCTGCATGGTCACCGACGGCGCCTGGGTCTTCTACGACCTCCCCAACTACAGGGGACACCAGTACCTCCTGGAGCGAGGGGAGTACCCGCAGCACGGAGACTGGGGGGCGTCCTCACCTGGTGTCGGCTCCTTCCGCAGGATCACAGAGTTTTAA